From a single Silene latifolia isolate original U9 population chromosome 6, ASM4854445v1, whole genome shotgun sequence genomic region:
- the LOC141587546 gene encoding uncharacterized protein LOC141587546 yields the protein MPMIKIKFAEMSNVIHMDEKWFYIRYDGHKFYVVEGEELPYRSCQSKRYITKVMFMSAVSRPIYSETGELLFDGKIGMFPFIKQQPTERASRNRPRGTLETKPIDSITKQVTRQCIIEQVIPAIKSKWPEGARHYSPYNKKKVAKSVDELVNSVMQAFVDYDAYKLNKVFLTLQCVMIEIMKATAHNDFAIPHMSKDHLATLGLLPRNLEVNEDLVRECIGYLQGIGQTKGLEYLMGELGLMLEQISNLENLSTE from the exons ATGCCAATGATAAAGATCAAATTTGCAGAGATGAGCAATGTAATACACATGGATGAGAAGTGGTTTTACATTCGTTATGATGGTCACAAGTTTTACGTGGTTGAAGGGGAAGAATTGCCATATAGGAGTTGTCAATCAAAGAGGTATATCACAAAAGTCATGTTTATGAGTGCAGTTAGTAGGCCAATTTATTCAGAAACTGGGGAGTTACTCTTTGATGGAAAAATTGGCATGTTTCCTTTCATTAAACAACAACCAACAGAAAGGGCAAGTAGAAATAGACCAAGGGGAACATTGGAGACAAAGCCAATTGACTCAATCACAAAACAAGTTACAAGGCAATGCATTATTGAACAAGTGATTCCAGCAATCAAGAGTAAATGGCCTGAAGGAGCAA GGCATTATAGtccttataataaaaaaaaagtagcTAAGTCAGTTGACGAACTAGTCAATTCAGTTATGCAAGCATTTGTTGATTATGATGCATACAAACTCAACAAAGTTTTCCTCACACTTCAATGTGTTATGATTGAAATTATGAAAGCTACAGCTCATAATGACTTTGCAATCCCACACATGTCAAAGGATCATCTTGCTACCCTTGGCTTATTACCAAGAAATTTGGAGGTTAATGAAGACCTTGTAAGGGAATGCATTGGGTATTTACAAGGAATAGGTCAAACTAAAGGGTTAGAGTACTTGATGGGTGAATTAGGTTTAATGTTGGAGCAAATCAGTAATTTAGAAAATTTAAGTACTGAATAA